A genome region from Phycisphaeraceae bacterium includes the following:
- a CDS encoding type 1 glutamine amidotransferase, whose product MSIVILEHSPNFGAGILARGLRTLGSRLRIIRVDRGEALPPDLDGITGLVSCGGPQSAYGNEPWLAAEMSLIRDAHGAGVPVVGLCLGAQLLAQALGGEVKKSATPELGWFNVSLSPVGREDPVLAGIPWTSTQFCWHFDEIVTAPPEARILASSERCRVQAFAVGLFSYGFQYHFEWDRAIILKEVDEYGDEVRSAGASPEAIRSGVDQHAAVAERLAERLTERIALCLMPVDRVNRGIVRDLHH is encoded by the coding sequence ATGTCGATCGTGATCCTGGAACATTCTCCGAACTTTGGCGCAGGCATTCTCGCACGCGGCCTTCGTACGCTCGGCTCCCGCCTTCGGATCATTCGAGTCGATCGAGGCGAGGCGCTGCCGCCCGACCTCGATGGAATCACCGGCCTCGTGAGCTGCGGCGGTCCGCAGTCGGCCTACGGCAACGAGCCGTGGCTTGCGGCGGAGATGTCGCTCATTCGCGATGCGCATGGCGCGGGAGTTCCGGTGGTGGGGCTCTGCCTCGGTGCCCAGCTTCTCGCGCAGGCGCTCGGTGGCGAAGTGAAGAAGAGCGCGACTCCTGAACTCGGTTGGTTCAATGTCTCACTCTCCCCAGTGGGTCGCGAGGATCCAGTCCTCGCGGGCATTCCATGGACTTCGACGCAGTTCTGCTGGCACTTCGACGAGATCGTGACGGCGCCGCCGGAGGCCCGCATCCTCGCCTCGAGTGAGCGCTGCCGGGTGCAGGCCTTTGCCGTCGGTCTCTTCAGTTACGGCTTCCAGTACCACTTCGAATGGGATCGAGCGATCATCCTGAAGGAAGTCGATGAGTATGGCGATGAGGTGCGCTCCGCGGGAGCGTCACCCGAGGCGATCCGGAGCGGCGTCGATCAGCACGCGGCTGTTGCGGAGCGACTTGCGGAACGGCTGACCGAGCGGATCGCGCTCTGCCTGATGCCGGTCGATCGAGTGAACCGCGGCATCGTGCGTGATCTGCATCACTGA
- a CDS encoding VCBS repeat-containing protein: MNQNSWWLAAVMFGAVLVSPVAAQLVPFTQEALARGVNYTPVPAGALYSGTPIGFADLNGDGHPDLIVIGNAENRVGIFENDGTGHFIDRTGTVGIPPMVKGSNFAAGDYDGDGLVDLAIAKFGGGIHLFRNLGNFTFVEVTAQAGLTEFAATKGLSWGDLDGDGWIDLFVCNYVSAIPGTSNARNRVWRNNGNGTFTNVAEAWGLDSKAFSFIAVLTDLDGDGDLDIYLSNDRGMMMLFEPNRYWRNDGPGKFVEIGQQNGTGVALFSMGVAVGDVDRDGRTDLYCTNLPGNVAPLFGQNPLLLQTSPGMWVQQQQEWGVPVYASGWASIFLDIDCDGWEDLFVVNQTASNILFYNMGSPPMMDMTAFLGLAGPITNPYSAAYADIDGDGDLDLAVAHLGSNVQLYINHSGASNKWARFDLRGENKDLHALGGTVRVRTGSSWQMRQPMIGANGYLGQNEMTLHFGLAQASVMDEIQILWPNTGTTRVLTNYSVNQRWTLWPPSALGDANGDGIVNQQDLSLLAVNCYNPVTPGLERLDLNGDGMIDFEDYLLLTAILTGSMGDFNLDGVVNGADLALLLEAWGENGTGFDLNLDGVVNGADLAILLGNWG; the protein is encoded by the coding sequence ATGAACCAGAACTCGTGGTGGTTGGCGGCGGTCATGTTTGGCGCGGTTCTGGTGTCGCCTGTGGCGGCTCAACTTGTGCCATTCACCCAGGAGGCGTTGGCTCGTGGCGTCAACTACACGCCAGTTCCCGCGGGAGCCTTGTACAGCGGGACCCCCATCGGCTTCGCCGACCTCAATGGCGATGGTCACCCTGATCTCATCGTGATCGGCAATGCCGAGAATCGAGTCGGCATCTTCGAGAACGATGGGACCGGCCACTTCATCGATCGAACCGGGACTGTGGGCATTCCGCCGATGGTCAAGGGAAGCAACTTCGCAGCGGGCGACTATGACGGCGACGGCTTAGTGGATCTCGCCATCGCAAAGTTCGGCGGAGGCATTCATCTCTTCCGGAACCTCGGGAACTTCACCTTTGTCGAAGTGACGGCGCAGGCGGGGCTCACGGAGTTCGCGGCGACGAAGGGCCTTTCGTGGGGTGACCTCGACGGGGATGGCTGGATCGATCTCTTCGTTTGCAACTATGTCAGCGCAATTCCCGGAACCTCCAACGCCCGCAACCGTGTGTGGCGGAACAACGGCAACGGGACCTTCACCAATGTGGCCGAGGCGTGGGGCCTCGACAGCAAGGCCTTCTCATTCATTGCGGTCCTGACCGATCTCGATGGCGATGGTGACCTCGACATCTACCTGAGCAACGACCGCGGCATGATGATGCTCTTCGAGCCCAATCGCTACTGGCGCAATGACGGTCCGGGGAAATTCGTCGAGATCGGCCAGCAGAATGGCACGGGCGTGGCGCTCTTCAGCATGGGAGTCGCGGTCGGCGATGTCGATCGCGATGGCCGAACCGATCTCTACTGCACCAATCTGCCTGGGAATGTGGCGCCGCTCTTCGGGCAGAATCCGCTGCTTCTCCAGACCTCGCCGGGCATGTGGGTTCAGCAGCAGCAGGAGTGGGGCGTTCCGGTCTACGCCTCGGGGTGGGCGTCGATCTTCCTCGACATTGATTGTGATGGCTGGGAAGACCTCTTCGTCGTCAATCAGACTGCGTCGAACATCCTCTTCTACAACATGGGCTCGCCGCCCATGATGGACATGACGGCATTCCTCGGTCTCGCCGGACCGATCACCAATCCCTACAGCGCGGCATATGCGGACATCGACGGTGACGGCGATCTTGACCTTGCAGTGGCGCACCTCGGTTCGAATGTGCAGCTCTACATCAATCACTCAGGGGCCAGCAACAAGTGGGCGAGATTCGACCTGCGCGGAGAGAACAAGGACCTCCACGCGCTTGGTGGAACGGTGCGGGTACGAACAGGTTCCAGTTGGCAGATGCGCCAGCCGATGATCGGCGCCAACGGCTACCTCGGACAGAACGAAATGACCCTCCACTTTGGCCTCGCGCAGGCGAGTGTCATGGATGAGATTCAGATTCTCTGGCCCAACACGGGGACCACTCGAGTCCTGACCAACTATTCGGTGAACCAGAGGTGGACGCTCTGGCCTCCCTCGGCGCTGGGCGATGCCAATGGTGACGGCATCGTCAACCAACAGGATCTCTCGTTGCTGGCGGTGAACTGCTACAACCCGGTGACGCCCGGCCTCGAGCGCCTCGACCTCAACGGCGACGGCATGATCGACTTCGAGGACTACCTGTTGCTGACCGCGATCCTCACCGGTTCGATGGGCGACTTCAATCTCGATGGCGTGGTGAATGGCGCCGATCTCGCGCTTCTGCTCGAAGCTTGGGGCGAGAACGGGACTGGATTCGACCTGAACCTTGATGGCGTGGTCAACGGCGCCGACCTGGCGATCCTGCTGGGCAACTGGGGCTGA
- a CDS encoding peptidylprolyl isomerase: MALHQPSRDFEPIVSATRGRCNSREQGSSQAAQSAGTRHLAHGGAMAQVTPMVVWLVGLFAIVHAIVAGGCGTNGFIPGSLPTLSPEQFNVREAPEDRTPRISVPEAVFTQPEVVDESREIEGPATDIVESRELARTTLPDGQPAAIPLGPEKIASELPPGRPWPVDGLVGQINGKAIYADDFLEPMADRLARVGANTDRAQARREIVAMVTERFEQEVNNRLIISEAESRIPPEAREGLFQWLRTLQEQEVAERGGTRSAAEASLQDQFGMSVEQFMERRKNEALAADLINRRLRPRAIVSWRDIERAYERNFDKYNPGPTLRVGRIIVPTQGNTNRIAEIQSQLAAGADFTTIARELRMRDDGFWFERQLGEGGIEGMTDLLPEVRKALAELSPGQTSPPLVLGPATMWISLLGREQAPSRSLFDPEVQISIRNELEQTRLWQEQERYFDSLRNRWITESIDDMRMRLIEIALRRYFLP; this comes from the coding sequence ATGGCACTGCACCAGCCATCACGGGATTTCGAGCCGATTGTCTCGGCGACGCGGGGGCGCTGCAACAGTCGTGAACAGGGCTCATCGCAGGCAGCACAGAGTGCGGGCACGCGTCACCTGGCCCATGGCGGTGCGATGGCGCAGGTGACCCCGATGGTCGTGTGGCTTGTAGGACTGTTTGCGATCGTGCACGCGATCGTCGCTGGCGGCTGCGGCACGAATGGGTTCATTCCGGGCTCATTGCCGACCCTTTCGCCCGAGCAGTTTAATGTGCGCGAGGCACCCGAGGATCGCACGCCTCGGATCAGCGTCCCCGAGGCGGTCTTCACGCAACCCGAGGTCGTCGATGAGTCACGGGAGATCGAGGGCCCCGCGACGGACATCGTCGAGAGCCGCGAGCTCGCGCGCACCACGCTTCCCGATGGACAGCCCGCGGCGATTCCACTCGGCCCCGAGAAGATCGCTTCAGAGCTTCCACCGGGTCGGCCGTGGCCGGTTGATGGGCTCGTCGGGCAGATCAACGGCAAGGCGATCTACGCCGATGACTTCCTCGAGCCGATGGCCGATCGCCTGGCGCGCGTGGGCGCCAACACCGACCGCGCGCAGGCGCGCCGCGAGATCGTCGCCATGGTCACCGAGCGCTTTGAGCAGGAGGTGAACAACCGACTCATCATCTCGGAGGCGGAGAGTCGCATTCCACCCGAGGCTCGGGAAGGTCTCTTTCAGTGGTTGCGCACGCTTCAGGAGCAGGAAGTCGCCGAACGCGGCGGCACGCGATCGGCGGCCGAGGCGAGTCTTCAGGATCAGTTCGGCATGAGCGTCGAGCAGTTCATGGAGCGACGCAAGAACGAGGCGCTTGCGGCGGACCTCATCAATCGCCGTCTTCGACCTCGCGCGATCGTGAGCTGGCGCGACATCGAGCGCGCCTATGAGCGGAACTTCGACAAGTACAACCCAGGTCCGACGCTCCGAGTGGGGCGGATCATCGTGCCGACGCAGGGAAACACCAATCGCATCGCGGAGATCCAGTCGCAGCTTGCGGCGGGCGCGGACTTCACGACCATCGCGCGTGAGCTTCGCATGCGTGATGACGGCTTCTGGTTCGAGCGTCAATTGGGCGAGGGTGGAATTGAGGGGATGACTGATCTTCTCCCCGAGGTTCGCAAGGCGCTCGCGGAGCTTTCACCGGGGCAGACGAGCCCGCCATTGGTGCTTGGGCCAGCCACGATGTGGATCAGCTTGCTCGGCCGCGAGCAGGCGCCTTCCCGATCGCTCTTTGACCCCGAGGTGCAGATCTCGATTCGCAACGAGCTTGAGCAGACGCGCCTCTGGCAGGAGCAGGAGCGCTACTTCGACTCGCTGCGCAATCGCTGGATCACCGAGAGCATCGACGACATGCGGATGCGCCTGATCGAGATTGCGCTGCGGCGTTACTTCCTGCCCTGA
- a CDS encoding DUF3553 domain-containing protein, which produces MPIAALKQGDQIRHPKRPEWGIGVVTRIELISREGQSDQRIWVRFPSVGVKTLLASVAAPELVGDAADAAGQFHVQPTLVDLEALREGGWLGEIAKNKPEDAMRSLPPRATDPFLSTGRRLENTLSLYRFSGQGRSLIEWAIAQSGLDDPLSRFSRHELEEFHKRWRFDLDAHLGRLLGEMRREPQTVQAALSRAPAAAVSAVKRIQQMRG; this is translated from the coding sequence ATGCCGATTGCGGCGTTGAAGCAAGGGGATCAGATCCGACATCCAAAGCGACCCGAGTGGGGAATCGGGGTCGTCACGCGCATCGAACTCATCTCCCGAGAGGGACAGAGCGATCAGCGCATCTGGGTTCGTTTTCCCTCGGTCGGCGTGAAGACCCTGCTGGCGAGTGTCGCGGCACCTGAACTGGTCGGCGACGCGGCCGATGCGGCAGGTCAGTTCCATGTCCAGCCGACGCTCGTCGATCTCGAAGCGCTGCGCGAAGGTGGCTGGCTCGGTGAGATCGCGAAGAACAAGCCCGAGGATGCGATGCGTTCGCTGCCCCCGCGTGCGACCGATCCCTTCCTCAGCACAGGCCGACGCCTTGAGAACACACTCTCCCTCTACCGCTTCTCGGGCCAGGGGCGCAGCCTGATCGAGTGGGCCATTGCCCAGAGCGGGCTCGACGACCCGCTCAGTCGTTTCAGTCGTCACGAACTCGAAGAGTTCCACAAGCGCTGGCGCTTCGACCTTGATGCCCACCTCGGTCGTCTGCTCGGTGAGATGCGTCGGGAGCCTCAGACCGTGCAGGCCGCGCTCTCGCGGGCGCCTGCTGCGGCGGTCTCGGCGGTCAAGCGCATCCAGCAGATGCGCGGCTGA
- a CDS encoding PHP domain-containing protein gives MSTNASLAEIFESMADLLELTGANPFRVNAHRRVARAMESLGEDAAAIVGRDPSELTTIEGIGGGSAKKIEEFVRTGRIKEHQELLAEVPPGVPAMLRIPGLGPKTVRMLWNDAGIEDIAGLRTALDAGRLEGLPRLGPKSIANLRESLDFLEKSGGRARLGSAMPVAEAIVAMLAGLPGVERAAFAGSLRRGRETIGDLDILVAADNAGPVSEAFQAMDPKAGGAPTSGARKGAKGRGAAGKARKGAPAAAQADEPQAVDGEALAHAATGDAASSPHAELPRVAKVLAAGETKTSVRLDNGMQADLRVVPLGAFGAALLHFTGSKEHNVRLRERAIARGFRLNEYGLFPDDGEPAPQDRGVRPVAGKTEEEIYEALGLPWIPPELREDHGECSEPIPTDLVTIDDIRAELHAHTTASDGAMSIEALARAAKAQGFHTIAVTDHSRSSVQANGLSPERLLAHIDAIRAAEAKIGGIRLLAGSEVDIHADGSLDYDDELLARLDLVIASPHASLRQEPATATARLLAAVRHPLVHCIGHPTGRIINGRPGLEPDMPAIIAAARECGTALEINANHLRLDLRDAHVRMAVDAGVTIAINCDVHGEGDFNELRYGVMTARRGWLPRSLCINTWERDAIEAWLRAKRTTSTSRR, from the coding sequence ATGAGCACGAATGCATCGCTCGCCGAGATCTTCGAGAGCATGGCGGACCTGCTCGAGCTGACCGGCGCCAATCCCTTTCGCGTGAATGCCCATCGGCGCGTGGCGCGAGCGATGGAATCGCTCGGCGAGGATGCCGCGGCGATCGTGGGACGAGATCCCTCGGAGCTCACCACCATCGAGGGAATCGGAGGCGGGAGCGCGAAAAAGATCGAGGAATTCGTCCGCACCGGGCGCATCAAGGAGCATCAGGAGCTGCTCGCGGAGGTGCCGCCGGGCGTGCCCGCGATGCTCAGGATTCCGGGGCTCGGACCCAAGACCGTGCGGATGCTCTGGAACGATGCGGGCATCGAGGATATCGCTGGCCTTCGCACCGCACTCGATGCCGGTCGCCTCGAGGGCCTGCCGCGACTCGGGCCGAAATCGATCGCGAACCTTCGCGAGTCGCTCGACTTCCTCGAGAAGTCTGGCGGTCGCGCCCGGCTCGGCAGCGCCATGCCAGTGGCCGAGGCGATCGTCGCCATGCTTGCGGGCCTGCCCGGGGTTGAGCGCGCTGCGTTTGCGGGAAGCCTCAGACGCGGGCGGGAGACGATCGGCGATCTCGACATCCTGGTCGCCGCCGACAACGCCGGCCCCGTCTCAGAGGCCTTCCAGGCAATGGACCCGAAGGCAGGCGGCGCTCCGACCAGCGGAGCGCGAAAGGGCGCGAAGGGCCGCGGCGCCGCAGGCAAGGCGCGAAAGGGTGCACCCGCCGCAGCTCAAGCCGATGAGCCTCAGGCGGTGGACGGCGAAGCGCTCGCACACGCGGCCACGGGTGACGCCGCTTCGAGTCCCCATGCCGAACTGCCGCGCGTCGCGAAGGTGCTCGCCGCCGGAGAAACCAAGACCTCGGTGCGCCTCGACAACGGCATGCAGGCGGACTTGCGCGTCGTACCGCTTGGCGCCTTCGGCGCCGCGCTTCTCCATTTCACCGGTAGCAAGGAGCACAATGTCCGTCTGCGCGAGCGTGCCATCGCGCGCGGCTTCCGCCTGAATGAGTACGGGCTCTTCCCCGACGATGGCGAGCCCGCGCCGCAGGATCGGGGCGTTCGTCCTGTGGCAGGGAAGACCGAGGAGGAGATCTACGAGGCTCTCGGGCTGCCGTGGATCCCCCCCGAGCTGCGCGAGGATCATGGCGAGTGTTCCGAGCCGATCCCCACTGACCTCGTGACGATCGACGACATTCGCGCCGAGCTCCACGCGCACACGACCGCCAGTGACGGCGCCATGAGCATCGAAGCGCTCGCCCGCGCGGCGAAGGCGCAAGGGTTCCACACGATCGCCGTCACCGACCACAGCCGCTCGAGCGTGCAGGCGAATGGACTCTCTCCGGAGAGGCTTCTTGCCCACATCGACGCGATTCGAGCCGCCGAAGCGAAGATCGGCGGCATCCGACTCCTCGCCGGCAGCGAGGTGGACATTCACGCCGATGGCTCCCTCGACTACGACGATGAACTCCTCGCCCGGCTCGACCTCGTCATCGCGAGCCCTCATGCGTCACTGCGGCAGGAGCCCGCCACGGCGACCGCGCGACTGCTCGCGGCGGTGCGCCACCCGCTGGTCCACTGCATCGGTCACCCCACCGGTCGCATCATCAACGGACGCCCGGGACTCGAGCCCGACATGCCCGCGATCATCGCCGCCGCGCGGGAGTGCGGCACGGCGCTTGAGATCAACGCGAATCACCTGCGCCTCGATCTTCGCGATGCGCATGTCCGGATGGCGGTCGATGCCGGAGTCACCATCGCCATCAACTGCGATGTCCACGGCGAAGGCGACTTCAACGAATTGCGCTACGGAGTCATGACCGCCCGGCGCGGCTGGCTTCCGCGCTCCCTCTGCATCAATACCTGGGAGCGTGATGCCATCGAAGCGTGGCTCCGCGCGAAGCGAACAACCTCGACTTCCCGCCGTTGA
- a CDS encoding YmdB family metallophosphoesterase — protein MPRAMTLVFLGDIVGAPGRQALRHHLTTLREQYTPSAIIANGENIRNGSGITPELYKALREMGVDAVTLGDHCFRDLKIVPVLEDPQEPIARPANLADRAPGKRWIRLPATPERPRDIWIITLLGRIFFPMPAGDPFATADAFLASIPERSPVVLVEAHMEATSEKAALAHHLDGRVAAVLGSHTHVPTADERRLRGGTAFQTDVGMCGPYDSVIGRDASMVVKHMVSSLPVQFEVASGDVRICGAAVKVDVDSGLSLGIERFELRNG, from the coding sequence ATGCCACGCGCGATGACGCTCGTATTCCTGGGCGACATCGTCGGTGCACCGGGGCGACAGGCCCTACGGCACCACCTGACGACGCTGCGTGAACAATACACTCCATCGGCGATCATCGCCAATGGAGAAAACATTCGGAATGGGTCGGGGATCACGCCGGAGCTCTACAAGGCCCTGCGGGAGATGGGCGTGGACGCCGTCACCCTCGGCGATCACTGCTTTCGGGACCTGAAGATCGTTCCGGTGCTCGAGGACCCCCAGGAGCCGATCGCCCGCCCCGCCAATCTGGCCGATCGGGCTCCCGGAAAGCGCTGGATCAGACTTCCCGCGACGCCGGAGCGACCGCGGGATATCTGGATCATCACGCTGCTCGGAAGAATCTTCTTTCCCATGCCGGCGGGGGATCCCTTCGCCACGGCCGACGCCTTTCTGGCGTCGATCCCGGAGCGGTCACCAGTCGTCCTCGTTGAAGCGCACATGGAGGCCACAAGCGAGAAGGCGGCCCTTGCCCACCACCTGGATGGCCGTGTCGCCGCGGTGCTGGGGTCGCATACCCATGTGCCCACAGCTGATGAGCGGCGCTTGCGGGGTGGAACGGCCTTTCAGACCGATGTTGGAATGTGCGGCCCTTATGACTCGGTCATCGGCCGGGATGCGTCGATGGTGGTGAAGCACATGGTCTCGTCACTTCCCGTGCAGTTCGAGGTTGCCAGCGGTGATGTCCGCATCTGCGGTGCCGCAGTGAAGGTCGATGTCGATTCGGGCCTGTCCCTGGGCATCGAGCGGTTCGAGCTTCGCAATGGCTGA
- a CDS encoding UbiA prenyltransferase family protein: protein MADHAGPSDLSATTPRGAKAILRLLRPGDWVKNVFVLIPIVFYFAGEGRGADAEAIRAAIFASAIAFVCFCMAASGFYAVNDALDAPEDRTHPVKRRRPVASGAITPGSAITLGAALIAGAMLLALTVNHGLALTVALYALLQVGYNLRLKRVPFVDVASISLGFCLRAIGGAVAIQVPISIWLLLCVFFLTLYLGFIKRLCDLASADAARRRGDAVEWKPRAGYEHRDELNWLLAMSGVMTILMYLMYALSDHAKRLFGERAIGFALLSPLVVVVIHRFFRRANLARSDSPLGILTEDRTVLVAVLLFAAGTLVTLFVPQVAPWFAKLVAY, encoded by the coding sequence ATGGCTGACCACGCCGGCCCGAGCGACCTGTCGGCAACGACACCTCGCGGTGCGAAGGCGATCTTGCGCCTTCTGCGCCCGGGCGATTGGGTCAAGAATGTCTTCGTTCTCATTCCGATCGTCTTCTATTTCGCAGGTGAAGGTCGCGGCGCCGATGCCGAGGCGATCCGCGCGGCGATCTTCGCCTCGGCGATCGCCTTCGTCTGTTTCTGCATGGCCGCGAGCGGCTTCTACGCCGTGAACGATGCGCTCGATGCGCCGGAGGATCGCACGCACCCGGTCAAGCGTCGGCGTCCCGTGGCATCGGGGGCGATCACGCCGGGGAGCGCGATCACCCTCGGTGCGGCTCTGATCGCGGGTGCGATGCTGCTCGCCCTTACGGTGAACCACGGGCTGGCCTTGACGGTGGCGCTCTATGCGCTCCTCCAGGTGGGCTACAACCTCCGGCTGAAGCGCGTGCCCTTCGTCGATGTCGCCTCGATCTCGCTGGGATTCTGTCTGCGGGCGATTGGTGGCGCGGTGGCCATTCAGGTGCCCATCAGCATCTGGCTGCTGCTGTGCGTCTTCTTCCTGACTCTCTACCTTGGTTTCATCAAGCGACTCTGCGACCTCGCGTCGGCGGACGCGGCGCGGCGGCGCGGCGACGCCGTCGAGTGGAAACCGCGCGCTGGGTACGAGCATCGCGATGAACTCAACTGGCTGCTCGCGATGAGCGGCGTCATGACGATCCTGATGTACCTGATGTACGCCCTCTCCGATCACGCGAAGCGGCTTTTCGGCGAGCGGGCCATCGGATTCGCGCTGCTTTCACCGCTGGTGGTGGTGGTCATCCACCGCTTCTTCCGCCGCGCGAATCTCGCACGCTCCGACAGTCCGCTGGGCATTCTGACCGAGGATCGCACCGTCCTCGTCGCCGTCCTGCTCTTTGCAGCAGGCACGCTGGTGACGCTCTTCGTGCCTCAGGTCGCTCCGTGGTTCGCGAAGCTTGTGGCGTATTGA
- a CDS encoding YraN family protein yields MRAAREGESAAAGFLERQGYRILARNLRVGRDELDLLAIAPDERTVVVVEVKCRRASSSRPEERVDHRKRHRLSRAALTLSQHREFAGARFRFDVISVVQMPGEPAIEHWPAAFDAE; encoded by the coding sequence ATGCGGGCAGCACGCGAGGGCGAGTCGGCCGCCGCCGGCTTTCTCGAACGGCAGGGCTATCGCATCCTGGCCCGGAATCTCCGGGTGGGACGAGATGAGCTTGACCTGCTGGCGATTGCTCCCGACGAGCGCACCGTCGTGGTCGTTGAGGTCAAGTGTCGCCGCGCGAGCTCCTCCCGCCCAGAGGAGCGAGTCGACCACCGCAAGCGCCATCGCCTGAGCCGGGCCGCTCTCACTCTCTCGCAGCACCGCGAGTTCGCCGGCGCCCGCTTCCGATTCGATGTGATCAGCGTGGTCCAGATGCCGGGCGAGCCCGCCATCGAGCACTGGCCCGCGGCATTCGACGCCGAGTGA
- a CDS encoding DUF1844 domain-containing protein, whose amino-acid sequence MTQPPDEPRLQVDADWKAQAQAEKERLAKIDEERASREGARGTSPEGLPPADFRSLVGILASQAMSGLGAYGDEKGRVIVDPIGAKFAIDLLAVLEEKTKGNLTPEESKDLEGIIRELRMRFVQIMQLVARQGEIDAAAGQGGAAGPGSASSAAATPAARPPAKGGDGGPRLIVP is encoded by the coding sequence ATGACCCAGCCGCCCGACGAGCCCCGCCTGCAAGTTGACGCCGATTGGAAGGCGCAGGCGCAGGCGGAGAAGGAGCGACTCGCGAAGATCGACGAGGAGCGTGCGTCGCGCGAGGGTGCTCGCGGAACCTCGCCGGAAGGTCTTCCCCCCGCCGACTTCCGGAGTCTTGTCGGCATCCTCGCGAGCCAGGCGATGTCGGGCCTCGGCGCCTATGGCGACGAGAAGGGTCGCGTGATCGTTGACCCGATCGGCGCGAAGTTCGCGATCGATCTCCTGGCGGTGCTCGAAGAGAAGACCAAGGGCAATCTCACCCCCGAGGAATCGAAGGACCTCGAAGGCATCATCCGCGAACTGCGCATGCGGTTCGTGCAGATCATGCAGCTCGTCGCCCGCCAGGGGGAGATCGATGCTGCCGCAGGTCAAGGCGGTGCCGCCGGCCCCGGGTCGGCCTCGTCCGCTGCGGCCACTCCAGCGGCGCGTCCTCCCGCCAAGGGCGGTGATGGTGGCCCCCGACTCATCGTGCCCTGA